The DNA segment AGTTCCACCATCTGAGCATAATCATTATCAAAACATTGATAGGATTAATTTTTATAAATGTCTTCCTGGTATTGAAAACATTTAGAGCGAAAGACGAGATTCGAACTCGCGACCCCGACCTTGGCAAGGTCGTGCTCTACCAACTGAGCTACTTTCGCATTACTTAACACCATCCGATGTTATCCCTTTTTAGGTCAGGGTTAAAATTATTCACCTTGTTTCCGTTTGGGATTGCAAATATAAATACTTTTAGTTTAACGTCAAGTTATTTTTCATAAAAATGAAGCCCTTAAGCTAAGTCATTGGCCTTCAACACCTCAAAAATCAAATCATTCTCAAAACCTCTGGCCAGCAGATAAGACACCAGCTTATATTTTCTTTTATAAGGGTCCTTTTCACTTATTGAAGGAAGCTTTTTTTCTGCCAGCATCAATATAGTCTTTAAATATTCATCATAATCTATAGCCTTAAGTGCATTCGAAATCATCTTATCGGGCACACGTTTCAATTTAAGTCCCTGCTTTATTTTCATCTTGCCCCAGTGCTTTATGTTAAACTTACCCGAAACGTAAGCCTTTGTAAAACGCTCTTCATTTAAAAAGTTGGTTTGTATCAGCTCCGATATCACTTCTTCCACCTCATTGCTCCAAAGCCCCCACTCATACAATTTATCTCGCAGTTCTTGCTGAGAGCGTTCTTGGTAAGCACAATAATGTTCAGCCTTAGCTAAAGCACTTTTCTTATCCGGTTTAACTGGTTTCTTTTCGGGCCTGTCCATCATAAGACGAAACTACTTAAAATCCAGATAGGATTTATCTGTAAATTTCTTAGCATGGTATCCTTTAGCCCCTACTTCTCATGCAAGCTCACTTTTAAAGTGCCCTGCAAAGGGGGGCCGACAACAATTGTATGCCATATCCGAGCTCTTACCGCAGTTACAAGTAACCCTTAATGCTCAAAACCTTGCATTTACCAATCAAAACCTTTCTGAATATCTGGGTATCACATTAAGAAATTTAAACAGGGCCTTAAAAGAAACTGAAAAATAAAGTCTGCTCATACAATCCTTTAGCGTCTTTTTAAACCTCTTTTACAATAAATAAAAAAATAATTAAAAAAAGTCTAGTAATTTAATAGACTTTATATATATTTGTATCATCAATCGGTGAAAAGATTGAAAATATAGTCATGTGGCCGAGTGGTTAGGTAAGGGTCTGCAAAACCTTTGACGGCGGTTCGAATCCGCCCTTGACGTCCACAGTACAATTTCTATATTGACTGCAATTAGATGTTTGGTTAGATCTAAGTTTTGTTTGAAAGCCAGGTTGGATGACCTGGCTTTTTATTTACAACACAACGCAAACGTTTGTGCAAAAATGGAGCAATTATAAAGCGCTTATATGATGTTCAATTGGTAATTTACAACATTATTTAACCATTCAATTCTATATGAAAAGAACAACAATTCTGATTTTAGCATTCCTTCTTTTTGGCACAACGATTCATCTATCAGCCCAAACGGCAAAACCAAATGTTATTTTTATTTATGCAGATGATTTGGGTTATGGCGACCTGAGCTGCTATGGTGCTACTAAAATAAATACTCCAAACCTTGACAAACTTGCAAAAAATGGCATCCGCTTTACCAACGGGCATTCTACTTCAGCCACCTGTACCCCATCCCGCTTCGCGGTTATGACAGGGCAATACCCATGGCGCCAAAAAGGAACAGAAATTTTACCTGGCGACGCGGCACTGATTGTTCCAACAAATACGACTACCCTGCCTAAAGTATTTAAAAAAGCTGGTTATCAAACCGCAGTTGTAGGTAAATGGCACCTCGGGTTGGGTAAACAAGTAGAAAAAAACTGGAATACTGAAGTAACACCCGGGCCAAATGAAGTGGGCTTCGATTATTCATTTATTTTTCCGGCAACAGCCGATAGGGTCCCAACTGTTTTTATGGAAAATCATAAAATACTGGCTTTGGATCAGACAGACCCCATCAGAGTAGATTATAAAAATCCGGTCGGCAACGATCCGACAGGAAAAGAGCATCCGGAATTGCTAAAACTCAAATCTTCAGCAGGACAGGGACACAACAATACCATTGTAAACAGTATTGGCAGGATTGGGTACATGGAGGGCGGTCACAAAGCCAGGTGGACAGATGAAGAGGTATCCACAACATTTCTGACCAAGGCCCGGGATTTTATAGAAAAGAATAAAAATCAACCGTTTTTCCTTTATTTTACACTAACCGAACCGCATGTGCCCCGTATGCCTGCCACCATGTTTAAAGGGAAAAGTGAACTTGGATTAAGGGGTGATGCGATATTGCAGCTGGACTGGACAGTAGGCCAGATCATGAAACAACTGGAATATCTGAAACTGGATAAAAATACCCTCATTATTTTTTCGAGTGATAACGGCCCGGTACTGGACGATGGCTATGAAGATGAGGCTGTAAAAAAAAGTGTCGGACATCAACCTTCCGGAATTTTCAGGGGCGGCAAATACAGTTCATTCGAAGCCGGAACAAGGGTTCCATGGATCATGAGTTGGCCAGGCACCATATTGCCAAAGGTATCTGAAGCTATGGTTTGCCAAATGGACTTACTCGCCTCTTTTTCCTACCTTTTAAACGTCCCACTGCCTGCTGATGAAACTACCGACAGCGAAAATGTCTTACCTGCGTTGCTAGGCAAATCCACAAAAGGCCGTACCACATTAATTACACAGGGAGGCCCACTGGCCATCATCAAAAACAACTGGAAATACATTGAACCAGGTAAGGGCATTGCTTACGATAAATTAACAGGTATAGAGATGGGTGTATCGGCAAGTGGTCAATTGTATAACCTGAACACCGATCCTGGAGAAACTGAAAATGTTCTCTACAAATACGCGAGCAAAGCAAAAGAGCTGGCTACACTGCTCAATGCTATAAAAGCTAAATAAGAAACGGGGATACAGCAATCCACCGTATCCCCGCTATCTAAATTAACGCTCTCAGTTATATAGACGATAAAATATTTAATTTATTGTACCCGATATCAAAAAATTATTTTTTGTAGTTCCTTATTTCCCATGAATTAACAACAAAACAAACAGTAAATTATTTTACACGTTTCCAGGTTTCCGACCTGCCGATCAGCGAGAAGCCAATATAGCCCCTCATGTTCAATATGTCATTCCCCTTCATAGTCATGTTACAACTATAGGTTTTACCTGATTTTGGATCGTAGATCTTGCCGTCAGTCCATTTCCCTTCATCAAAAACAAAGTTTTTCAAGATCTCAAGGCCAAGAATAGGTTGTTTCCTCTGGTTTTCATCCGGGTTCTTTACATCTGTTTTTACATTTCCCTTTTCATCCTTAGGTTCTTTTAACCATACAATTTTACCGAAGTATTTTTCACCTTTTTTGGTAATATCAACATGTGCTTCACCTGAAGAATTAATCCATTTGCCAATAATGGCATCTTTGTTCTGGGCAAAGCCTGTAAAGGAAATTGCCGTAAGCAGCAATAAAAAAATTAAGTGTTTCATAAGTATAAGTTAGTGTTTTCTAAAGATACTAAACGACACCTGTAATCAGAAAATTATTTTATGATCTCTTTTACTTCGCCGCAGGTCATCATGCTTTCGCCAAAATAGGGGTTTCTGATTTCTTTTTTATTACTTAACCAGCTAGCTCCTTTATCGTGCAGTGCCATAGGGCAGTACTCAACATATACTTCACCAGAATTTAAACCTGAAGCTTTAACACGTGCAATAAAATCATTGCTCAGATCCGAAAACACAGTCCTTTGTGCTTCAATATCTGCCCCAGTAGTTATTTTTGAGGCTAAGGTTACCAGCGCAGTTCCGCCAGTCAGTTCTTTTGCACCCAATTCAATGGCGCTAGCCGCCACCTTTGCTTCTGCCACATCCTCATTTACCAATGCGGTGCTCAGGTGTATATAATGCTGGTATACTGCATTCAGTTTATCATCTTTAATGCTGACACCTGCAGTAGCTTGTTCCGTAGGCGCTGTATGACCTTCACCCTGGGCATGGTTATGTCCGGCATGAGGATCTGCTTCAGCGGGTTTTTGAGTATTTCCACAGGCTGCAAATAAAGTTACTGCGGCCAAAATAATTGCGAAATTGATTACTGGTTTCATTTTCTTGTTTTTATAATTAATAATTAAGATTACATTTTTAACCCTTCAATGGGATTTTTTCCTTTTTTAAGGATATATTCACTATACAACAGGTAAGCACCCGTTACCACTACCTGGTCGCCATTTTTCAGGCCAGCAGAAATTTCTACCTGGTTATCGTTCTCCTGCCCGGTTTTCACCAACCTTGGCTCAAAGCTATCTTTCCCCTTTTTAATCCATACGTGCATCCCCTTCCCATCTCGTATTACTGCATCAACAGGTAAGGTGAGTGCCTTACTTTTATTTCCGGAAGGCAAAAAAACATTGGCCTGTAAGCCTGGTTGCCACTGGTTTCCAGGATTAGGGATGGAACCCCGGATTTGCATCAGCTGGGTACCCGAAGCCAGTGCAGGATTAATAAAACTAATGGTCATTTCCTGGGGCTGATCTTCCCAGCCAGTGATTACCACTTTAACTTTCTGGCCATCTTTCACATTTTTCGCCTCATCAGGATACACATCGGCTTCCACCCATAACTGTGCATAGCCTTCCAGTCGCAAAACCGGACTACCTTCGGTTACATATTGTCCCTCTGTTACCGACACTTCTGCTACTATCCCTCCTTCTGGCGCATAAAAAACCACAAATGGATCTTTTTTCCGGGTTTTAACCAGTTGCTTTACCTCTTGTTCCGATTGTCCGTACAGCAACAGTTTTTGTTTAGCCGAAGCCACAATCTGCCTTTCTATTTGATCACCCTGAAATTGCTTTTCCTGGGCAATAGCCATCAGATATTCTTGCTGAAGCGTAGCCAGTTGTTCAGAATAGAGCTTATACAAGGGTTGTCCCTTCTTTACCTTAACCCCTGTTTCCTGAACATAAAGCCGCTCTATCCGCCCTGCAATCCTACTGGAAATGTAACTGCTCTGTTCCGGGTTAACCACCAGACGGCCGTTTAACTGTTTAACCCCCGAAAGGCTATTTTCGCCAATCATAAGGATGCCAATATTGGCCAGGGCCTGGCGCTTTTCATCTACTTTTAAAGCCTTATCGTTGCTGTTCTTTTCAAACGGCACCAGGTCCATGCCACAGATCGGACAGGTCCCCATTTCATTTTTTACGACCTGTGGGTGCATGGGGCAGGTAAAAGTCTGTAACTTTTGGCCTCCTACCCCTGCTGCCGACTTTTTCCCCTCACTGCAGGCTGCAATGAATACCGATGGAAACAGCGCCATCAGGGCCATGTTTTTTAAGAATATTTTCCGTTCCATAGCTATTGTGATATTTTTATAAAGCTTTCACTGTCTACCAGATAAGCTGCATTTTTACTGATAGGCCAGTTACTGATATCGGTTTTAACCTGTACCATCCCTCCAATGGTGATCCCGGCATCAACCTGTTTAGGGATAAAAACATTGCCTTCTTTTTTAAATACGATTCTTTTATTTCCTAAAGATACCAGGGCTGATTCCGGCAGCCACCATGATTTTGGTAGCAATACAGGGATTCTTGCAGTCAGCAATTCGCCTACCCTGAAACTGGGCTTATGCAGGTACACCCGGGCAATGGTAAAATTATCTCCGTCTTTAAATACAGGTTGGATTAAGCCAATGGCTCCCGTCTCCATATTATTTTTTTCGTTGTTTTTATAAAATACAAACCGGTGCCCCTTTTTTAGCAATGCAGCCAATGCAGGCTTCAACGAAAATTCGGCCACCAGGCGATCAGCATTGTAAATAGTAAATAGTGATTGTCCCGCACTTACATATTGTCCTTCACGCAATAGCAGAGGGGTACTGGCCGGGGTTGATGGTCTACTAATGGTAGCACCAGTTGTTGAAGCGGCGCTACCCATTCCAGCCATCCTATCTGAAGATCCGTTACTTCCCCCAGTCGGGGATGGGGCAGCAACAACCGGAGCAGCATTTTTTTCCAGTATATAACCATTTGCATGGCTGTATACCGGAATGCGGTAATTTATCTTTCCTGTTTTCAGTAGCTGATTGACCGCAGCAGCATTCATTCCCAAAAGCATTAAGCGTTGTATAGCGCTATTTAACAGGGCCGGATCTTTTTCTGAGTTTTTCAAAAACAACAGTTCCTGCTGTGCTGCAGCGAGATCAGGCGAATAAACTTCCATAATCAACTGTCCCTTTTTAACCGGCTGATAATTGTATTTGATCAGTAAACGTTCTATCCTGCCACTTACCCTGCTGGCAATGCTTTTTTCATTACGGGTATCGTAATTTACCAGGCCCTGTACTTCCTCAGTAAATATCTTTGTACCATAATCGGCCTTAATTACAGGTAATTTGGCTACCACCTGCTCATTTGAAGGTTTTAACAAATGAGACAGGTTACTGTCTATTTTTACAATGGCAGGATCGTCAGCTGCATCATGCTTTACTTTTTTGCGGTTACAGGCACTTACCAGCAGAACAGCAACCAGTACCAAACACATCAGCAGGGGCTTAGCGATAAAGTTCTTTCTCATAATCTGCAATCATTAAATAAAGTTTCAGTTTCTCGTCAAGTACATTGGTCTGCATCATGGTCAGCGCTTCCCACGCGCCAATTACTTCCGGCAGCTCCATCTTATTTTCGCGATAGCTTAAAAAGCTAACATCCAGTGTTTTTTGCAAGGTCGGGATGATCTTGTTTTCCGTTGCTGCAATACGCTGTTCCATTGATTGGATCTCGAACTGCATACCATACAGCATGCCCTGGGTTTCCTGCAGCATCGCAGCTTTTTCCTTACCCATAGCCTGTATCTCATATTCCATGCCTTTCACTTCTGATTTATACATTTTGGATGACCAAGGCACTATCGGAATGCTCACCATGCCCATTACACTAAAGGCTTTAGGCATCATATTGGTTAAAGGCGACATGTGGTCGAACCTCAATTTAAAATCAGGTCTGCTCTGTTTTTTCATGGCCTCAATATTGAGCTGCATAGACTGTATACGGTAATCCATTTTTTTGATGTCGTTACGGGTCATTGCCAGGCTTGCCGTATCAATGGCCGCAGCTGGCACAAAGCTGGGCTGGTAAGCAGTATCAATAGTAAAACGGGTATTCCCCTGCACATTCATCAGGCTGTTTAACCAGGCACTTGCCCTTGCAATATCACCTTCCTGCATCCGGATCATATTCTGGTTCTCTTCCAGCTTTGCAGCAGTTTTGTACACACTGCCTAATTTCGACTGGTTATAGGGATACCTGATCTCCTCGATCTTCTTCATCATCTCCATAATCTTCTGGTTCTCTTGTAAAATCCTGATTTTCTGCAGCGCCACCAGCCAGCCAAAATACAGACGTTTGGCCTGGGTTTTATATTCGTTTAATGTTACGCCACGGGTTTCATTTTCCACCTTGCCCTTCGACTCAATATAACGCTTATTGGCATTCAGCTTAACCTGATTCGGTATGTCTTGTTCCAGCTGTACCATTACCGAACCTTTATCCCTGTCGTCCATCAACATCTGTCCCGGATATGGCGTCATAAACGTCCCCACACCCACCATGGGTGCCATCCAGGCTGTTGCAGCTTTTGCCGTATGCTTATAGCTTTCCGCTTTTAAGCCGTACGATTGCAGCAGCAGGTTATTTCTATCTATCCGCTGCAAAATGGTATCCAGCGAAAGTACAGGCTGTCGTTGCTGCGCTATTGTATAAAACGGCAGCAGCAATAAAATCCATAGTATTTTTTTAATGATGTACATCGTGCACCTCCAGTTTTCCATATTTCCTCAATTCATACTCTTTTGACATTAAAAAGATGAGCGGGGTAACCAGTAAAATGTGTGTTGAAGAAGTAAGCACCCCACCTATCATTGGCAAAACAATAGGCTGCATGACATCTACCCCTACACCGGTTGCCCAAAGCACAGGCACCAGGCCAAATAGTGATACACAAACCGTCATCAGCTTTGGCCTTAACCTTTTTGCAGCACCATGGATCACATATTCCCTCAGATCTTCTTTAGTAATCGTTTCACCCGAGTTACCTTTGAGTTTGATCAGCTGCTGCATGGCATCATTCAGATAAATTACCATCACAATCCCGGTTTCCACAGCAATCCCAAACAGGGCAATAAAACCAACCGCCACACCAACGGATAAGTTTACACCCCAGAAATAGATCATATATGCCCCGCCTATCAGGGCAAAAGGAACAGTGATCAGACTTAAAAAAGCTTCTCTCACAGAGTGGAAAGCAAAATACAGTGAGAAAAAGATGATCACCAGCACTACAGGTGCAATCCACATCAGCGTTTGTTTCCCTCTGATCAGATTTTCATACTGCCCACTCCACTCCAGAAAATAACCTTCAGGCAGTACCCCTTTTTCTTTATTCAGCTTTTCCATGGCATCCTGAACGGTACTACCCAAATCCCTGTCACGCACATTAAACATCACTGCACCACGCAAAATTGCATTATCAGAGCTGATCATCGGTGGGCCATCCTCAAATTTCACCTCTGCTACGGCAGACAAAGGAACTTCGCCAAAACTGGGCGAAGTTATAGGGATACGCTGAATGCGTTCTACGCTGTTTCGGTATTCCTGTGCCAGGCGCACACTGATAGAAAAACGCTGCCTGCCCTCAATGGTATTGCCAACGGTCGCACCACCCAAAGCACTCTCTACCACCTGGTTTACATCATCTGCATTTAAGCCATAACGCGCCAGCTCATCTCTTTTAATATTGA comes from the Pedobacter heparinus DSM 2366 genome and includes:
- a CDS encoding regulatory protein RecX → MMDRPEKKPVKPDKKSALAKAEHYCAYQERSQQELRDKLYEWGLWSNEVEEVISELIQTNFLNEERFTKAYVSGKFNIKHWGKMKIKQGLKLKRVPDKMISNALKAIDYDEYLKTILMLAEKKLPSISEKDPYKRKYKLVSYLLARGFENDLIFEVLKANDLA
- a CDS encoding sulfatase family protein codes for the protein MKRTTILILAFLLFGTTIHLSAQTAKPNVIFIYADDLGYGDLSCYGATKINTPNLDKLAKNGIRFTNGHSTSATCTPSRFAVMTGQYPWRQKGTEILPGDAALIVPTNTTTLPKVFKKAGYQTAVVGKWHLGLGKQVEKNWNTEVTPGPNEVGFDYSFIFPATADRVPTVFMENHKILALDQTDPIRVDYKNPVGNDPTGKEHPELLKLKSSAGQGHNNTIVNSIGRIGYMEGGHKARWTDEEVSTTFLTKARDFIEKNKNQPFFLYFTLTEPHVPRMPATMFKGKSELGLRGDAILQLDWTVGQIMKQLEYLKLDKNTLIIFSSDNGPVLDDGYEDEAVKKSVGHQPSGIFRGGKYSSFEAGTRVPWIMSWPGTILPKVSEAMVCQMDLLASFSYLLNVPLPADETTDSENVLPALLGKSTKGRTTLITQGGPLAIIKNNWKYIEPGKGIAYDKLTGIEMGVSASGQLYNLNTDPGETENVLYKYASKAKELATLLNAIKAK
- a CDS encoding DUF2147 domain-containing protein, coding for MKHLIFLLLLTAISFTGFAQNKDAIIGKWINSSGEAHVDITKKGEKYFGKIVWLKEPKDEKGNVKTDVKNPDENQRKQPILGLEILKNFVFDEGKWTDGKIYDPKSGKTYSCNMTMKGNDILNMRGYIGFSLIGRSETWKRVK
- a CDS encoding DUF3347 domain-containing protein encodes the protein MKPVINFAIILAAVTLFAACGNTQKPAEADPHAGHNHAQGEGHTAPTEQATAGVSIKDDKLNAVYQHYIHLSTALVNEDVAEAKVAASAIELGAKELTGGTALVTLASKITTGADIEAQRTVFSDLSNDFIARVKASGLNSGEVYVEYCPMALHDKGASWLSNKKEIRNPYFGESMMTCGEVKEIIK
- a CDS encoding efflux RND transporter periplasmic adaptor subunit — its product is MERKIFLKNMALMALFPSVFIAACSEGKKSAAGVGGQKLQTFTCPMHPQVVKNEMGTCPICGMDLVPFEKNSNDKALKVDEKRQALANIGILMIGENSLSGVKQLNGRLVVNPEQSSYISSRIAGRIERLYVQETGVKVKKGQPLYKLYSEQLATLQQEYLMAIAQEKQFQGDQIERQIVASAKQKLLLYGQSEQEVKQLVKTRKKDPFVVFYAPEGGIVAEVSVTEGQYVTEGSPVLRLEGYAQLWVEADVYPDEAKNVKDGQKVKVVITGWEDQPQEMTISFINPALASGTQLMQIRGSIPNPGNQWQPGLQANVFLPSGNKSKALTLPVDAVIRDGKGMHVWIKKGKDSFEPRLVKTGQENDNQVEISAGLKNGDQVVVTGAYLLYSEYILKKGKNPIEGLKM
- a CDS encoding efflux RND transporter periplasmic adaptor subunit — encoded protein: MRKNFIAKPLLMCLVLVAVLLVSACNRKKVKHDAADDPAIVKIDSNLSHLLKPSNEQVVAKLPVIKADYGTKIFTEEVQGLVNYDTRNEKSIASRVSGRIERLLIKYNYQPVKKGQLIMEVYSPDLAAAQQELLFLKNSEKDPALLNSAIQRLMLLGMNAAAVNQLLKTGKINYRIPVYSHANGYILEKNAAPVVAAPSPTGGSNGSSDRMAGMGSAASTTGATISRPSTPASTPLLLREGQYVSAGQSLFTIYNADRLVAEFSLKPALAALLKKGHRFVFYKNNEKNNMETGAIGLIQPVFKDGDNFTIARVYLHKPSFRVGELLTARIPVLLPKSWWLPESALVSLGNKRIVFKKEGNVFIPKQVDAGITIGGMVQVKTDISNWPISKNAAYLVDSESFIKISQ
- a CDS encoding TolC family protein, yielding MYIIKKILWILLLLPFYTIAQQRQPVLSLDTILQRIDRNNLLLQSYGLKAESYKHTAKAATAWMAPMVGVGTFMTPYPGQMLMDDRDKGSVMVQLEQDIPNQVKLNANKRYIESKGKVENETRGVTLNEYKTQAKRLYFGWLVALQKIRILQENQKIMEMMKKIEEIRYPYNQSKLGSVYKTAAKLEENQNMIRMQEGDIARASAWLNSLMNVQGNTRFTIDTAYQPSFVPAAAIDTASLAMTRNDIKKMDYRIQSMQLNIEAMKKQSRPDFKLRFDHMSPLTNMMPKAFSVMGMVSIPIVPWSSKMYKSEVKGMEYEIQAMGKEKAAMLQETQGMLYGMQFEIQSMEQRIAATENKIIPTLQKTLDVSFLSYRENKMELPEVIGAWEALTMMQTNVLDEKLKLYLMIADYEKELYR
- a CDS encoding efflux RND transporter permease subunit; this translates as MITWFKNIFKKSPDWITEEDRLAVITKSSKQVSRGVFFATVIIITSFLPVFMLTGQEGKLFHPLAYTKTFVMIVDALLVITLAPVLISFFMKGKFKPDSANPVNRFLEKIYEPIIRTVLKWRKTTIAVNVIALLITIPLLKNLGTEFIPPLDEQSILFMPVTLPDVSNAEAKRILQVQDKIIKSVPEVDKVLGKAGRANTATDNSPISMIETIITLKPKSEWRKGITKKDIVTELDAKLQIPGVVNGWTQPIINRINMLATGIRTDVGIKVFGQNLDTIAAVSEKVKTALEGTPGVSDLFVEPITGGKYLSINIKRDELARYGLNADDVNQVVESALGGATVGNTIEGRQRFSISVRLAQEYRNSVERIQRIPITSPSFGEVPLSAVAEVKFEDGPPMISSDNAILRGAVMFNVRDRDLGSTVQDAMEKLNKEKGVLPEGYFLEWSGQYENLIRGKQTLMWIAPVVLVIIFFSLYFAFHSVREAFLSLITVPFALIGGAYMIYFWGVNLSVGVAVGFIALFGIAVETGIVMVIYLNDAMQQLIKLKGNSGETITKEDLREYVIHGAAKRLRPKLMTVCVSLFGLVPVLWATGVGVDVMQPIVLPMIGGVLTSSTHILLVTPLIFLMSKEYELRKYGKLEVHDVHH